In Daphnia magna isolate NIES linkage group LG6, ASM2063170v1.1, whole genome shotgun sequence, the following are encoded in one genomic region:
- the LOC116925408 gene encoding uncharacterized protein LOC116925408 isoform X3 encodes MAINIRAYSRDSDTSVGNAIIQQHHAPPGALRGLPSSREFGGAIGPLHHPTGQPAGRGNRGNNRSDVSIQVDVGSSKTANSDRMGRTTKNQKVGAGKAEQYETALYSREDIREQYCINKKETDVLDRSSHVRQRAKGFFGCLTSRKDHGAKKKKSRSSFFSALCVRRASEENLYNGCNKPVANTNRSVTLPALQPFTVPLRDDGSNQPGLFRNRPQSFCTTDPRRFSMQTSTAPCIVNSYAPRHSDPDWKISTLPIHRTNSDAPNESENYGGNHPFRYGGRLAYTQPNTPELSAALYRRQVMSSEALLDDRRSTGSISKHVSFDASSPCSEIYTSAVPANASKSQERLLDGRKTPEPFIESKRHPHQTAAFSPVLARAILLERLRQASMRSQATQTEGYYNSTTSLSYPSCYSGAGSQVSIPGAVSTVTRQVQTNFEPRSAKEMKRLTRSSSAVDQEAEGERESQKTEVEFQPLKRLPDELSQSQPEEIGEYNKTASPDRGSPSSGKHVRSSRRRQLLKALSEGTILLDRKRARRFASGYVEVNVHDNERSPVEEVAGRVLVHDPMRHGIGSSDDGSLDDEDLFASSLPLKGKATTSSQDINRSLGFTDVEDVWSDSEHPPDGQTEDVKSTSLLQAQKSFDSNASFPDTAGNYSDEFGSTSQVTVLQPHSSCQSVGTAKDEKGNSSFVVTCDSDLDAPRPPTPPPRRPPAASDPAATETLEMENEIMVQFPPWPGAHDTEVIPAPPSFACSSANSSLHPEDDDLKSPAPPPQDVELSNNQMSQRVLLRHLKNGSKSMSETITSVDSDSSGRRVTEHETSASSEPLSPPGSELNSPLQADINSKPAGLDSTDTNSDAFLTALSDHLTTAGLTEVYNTAMERSERSFRESDTSHNSTLRMDHSGVQELPYESPPPQDVLHDDGPPPLLTSPDSNNDGPDICRESSTSGSYSLEATPCASLSPIAVQPIEMAGLAAVMDSTKQSLTLNPESVVNSTLDCAPSSTQAEAVAKATDRKTLKETMKLQFPPGSSMFSSTASPSTPAKSGASGRRKHFTQQQSTNQHSSTDSEDNEEAGDRCSRKRRSNKNSAAPESAPDSVKRPSSKHKKTRNRDPLTPNNSFSNPDGSGGAKKRDSQIVAEVTTPGMVRSPAMHEGFRLTDWDVVAPQISPLPNTESSDDHNYFTLQHPSESSFHDPDNMADMVGKSWNLMAPSPSRKQNCDSIRSVSPGSDNVFVSETPAEMSGNGGVPPPPEGFADSPAFAAPDWNLTCNIKTQSAGSQAESISCDNQENSKRKRESGRGKRTKSCTLPAGNLSASALSAETTESSDNQVPHRAVSTIDMWYPETQLPPKRQLTVRAKSEEKERFNRPVRRSVEASWDSLGSKLSCDGTPLDDEDAGIYNASYRAGAWAYIGETEELHVWRRSQPQTPLQETDDSSTASEKDFRRKYTSITHRMVHRKSSVEMFRRLATSTFDSTTDSSVRHSLEDIFQLMLMIWCRESLALRRLADIRPGECDNVVLVKRESGEFGFRIHGSKPVVVSAIEPGTPAELSGLQVGDILISINDVNVLDSSHSEVVRIAHTGTDELKLEVARTCNILSTNPILAPDQSTTTDGSQGGSTTDNESPILVGYLWKKSQSASRIDESANNVWYRRWFVLKRDHCLYYYKNQDSSQPLGAVSLLHYTVTRTSFAERPHGLLLSKGGTIRHWLAAESTESVELWHSVFNHASKAAVQQDVWLEMCARNIELPPASMASPDCVGHLMKLGHRAKEWQRRLCLLKDACLYFYVDINVSSALGALHLHGYRVQASGTTASSGERRKFAFELLPPEPRMRHFHFYTDSENDRKRWIAALEYSIDRWIRVG; translated from the exons ATGGCGATCAATATAAGAGCTTACTCGAGAGATTCGGACACTAGCGTCGGAAATGCCATCattcaacagcatcacgcaCCGCCAG GAGCCCTAAGAGGATTGCCATCTTCCCGGGAGTTTGGTGGCGCCATTGGTCCCCTTCATCATCCGACAGGGCAGCCGGCGGGTAGAGGCAACCGAGGCAACAACCGGAGCGACGTTTCCATTCAA GTGGACGTTGGATCATCGAAAACAGCCAATAGCGATCGAATGGGTCGTACAACAAAGAATCAAAAAGTTGGCGCTGGAAAAGCGGAGCAATATGAAACGGCCCTTTATTCAAGAGAAGACATCCGCGAACAGTATTGcatcaacaaaaaagaaacggatgTGCTGGATCGTTCGTCTCACGTGCGCCAAAGAGCTAAAGGATTCTTCGGATGCCTAACAAGTCGCAAG GATCATGgcgccaaaaagaaaaaatcaagatcttccttcttttctgcGTTGTGCGTCCGACGGGCGAGCGAAGAAAATTTGTACAACGGCTGCAACAAACCCGTAGCCAATACAAATCGGAGCGTCACTCTACCTGCACTTCAGCCGTTCACG GTTCCTCTACGCGATGATGGCTCTAATCAACCAGGCTTGTTTCGGAATCGTCCTCAATCATTCTGTACAACTGACCCACGCAGATTCTCCATGCAAACCTCAACTGCTCCTTGC ATTGTGAATAGCTACGCACCTCGCCATTCAGATCCAGATTGGAAAATTAGCACGTTGCCCATTCa TCGGACAAACAGTGATGCTCCAAATGAAAGTGAAAATTACGGAGGTAACCATCCGTTCCGGTATGGTGGCAGGTTGGCCTACACTCAACCAAACACACCTGAACTTTCGGCTGCACTTTACCGGAGGCAGGTCATGTCCAGCGAGGCGCTTTTAGATGACAGAAGATCTACCGGTTCGATTTCGAAACATGTCAGTTTCGATGCTTCGTCTCCTTGTTCTGAGATTTACACGTCAGCCGTTCCAGCAAATGCTTCCAAGAGCCAGGAACGGCTTCTAGACGGTCGTAAAACTCCGGAACCATTTATCGAATCCAAAAGACATCCACATCAGACAGCTGCATTTTCTCCCGTATTGGCTCGCGCCATACTTTTAG AGAGATTGCGCCAAGCGTCGATGCGGAGCCAGGCCACGCAAACGGAAGGTTATTATAATTCGACGACGTCACTCTCCTACCCCAGTTGCTATAGTGGCGCCGGATCG CAAGTCTCGATTCCGGGGGCAGTCAGTACAGTCACGCGTCAAGTTCAGACCAACTTTGAACCGCGTTCAGCTAAAGAAATGAAACGTTTAACAAGGAGCTCATCAGCTGTGGATCAGGAGGctgagggagagagagaatcTCAGAAAACAGAGGTCGAATTCCAGCCTTTAAAACGTTTACCGGATGAACTTAGTCAGTCTCAACCGGAAGAAATAGGAGAATATAACAAGACTGCATCACCTGACCGGGGGTCGCCTAGCAGCGGCAAACATGTGCGCTCCAGCAGACGGCGGCAGTTATTGAAAGCTTTATCAGAAGGAACGATCCTGCTGGATCGGAAACGTGCCCGACGTTTTGCTTCCGGCTATGTTGAAGTTAATGTGCACGACAACGAACGTTCGCCCGTCGAAGAGGTGGCTGGCAGAGTCCTGGTTCACGATCCGATGCGTCATGGAATCGGTTCCAGCGACGATGGAAGTCTCGACGATGAGGATCTTTTTGCTTCGTCGCTTCCGCTGAAAGGAAAAGCCACAACTTCCTCGCAAGATATCAACCGCTCGTTGGGTTTCACTGACGTGGAAGACGTTTGGTCTGACTCGGAGCATCCGCCAGATGGGCAAACGGAAGATGTCAAGTCAACGTCTTTGCTGCAGGCGCAAAAATCGTTCGACTCTAACGCTTCGTTTCCGGATACGGCCGGTAACTATAGCGACGAGTTTGGAAGTACGTCGCAAGTTACGGTCCTCCAGCCGCATTCATCCTGCCAAAGTGTCGGAACGGCCAAGgatgaaaaaggaaatagtTCGTTCGTCGTCACTTGCGATTCGGATTTGGATGCACCGCGTCCGCCTACGCCACCACCTAGACGTCCACCAGCTGCAAGCGATCCAGCAGCCACCGAAACATTAGAAATGGAGAATGAAATTATGGTCCAGTTTCCTCCGTGGCCAGGAGCTCATGATACTGAAGTAATTCCGGCACCACCCAGTTTTGCTTGTTCTTCCGCCAATTCGTCTCTTCATCCGGAAGACGATGATTTAAAATCGCCTGCTCCTCCACCCCAAGACGTTGAATTGTCAAACAATCAAATGAGTCAACGCGTTTTATTGCGCCATCTGAAGAACGGATCGAAAAGTATGTCGGAGACGATTACGTCAGTCGATTCGGATTCTTCCGGCCGTCGAGTGACGGAACATGAAACGTCGGCCAGTTCTGAACCTCTCAGTCCTCCTGGCAGTGAGCTCAATAGTCCTTTACAAGCGGATATCAACAGCAAACCGGCTGGATTGGATTCCACCGATACCAATTCGGATGCGTTTCTGACTGCCCTTTCCGATCACTTGACGACGGCCGGATTGACTGAAGTCTACAACACTGCGATGGAACGCAGCGAAAGGAGCTTCAGAGAAAGTGATACTTCACATAACAGCACTTTAAGGATGGATCATTCCGGCGTCCAAGAGTTACCCTACGAATCTCCTCCACCTCAAGATGTCCTTCACGATGATGGGCCGCCTCCCTTGCTGACGTCACCGGATTCAAACAACGATGGACCAGACATTTGCCGAGAAAGTTCCACGTCCGGAAGCTATAGCCTAGAAGCTACTCCTTGTGCGTCACTTAGTCCCATCGCTGTTCAACCGATCGAAATGGCTGGCCTCGCAGCTGTAATGGATTCAACAAAACAATCTCTAACTTTGAATCCGGAATCTGTAGTAAATTCTACTCTAGATTGTGCCCCGTCAAGCACTCAGGCGGAGGCTGTTGCCAAGGCAACCGATCGGAAAACTTTGAAGGAGACAATGAAGTTGCAATTTCCGCCAGGGTCCAGCATGTTTTCATCAACGGCTTCGCCTTCCACTCCGGCCAAATCAGGTGCCAGCGGAAGACGTAAACATTTTACGCAGCAGCAATCGACCAATCAGCACAGTTCGACGGATTCGGAAGACAATGAAGAAGCCGGAGATCGTTGCAGCCGGAAGCGgaggtcaaacaaaaacagcgCCGCACCAGAGTCCGCACCCGATTCAGTCAAACGTCCGTCATCCAAGCACAAGAAAACGCGCAATCGAGATCCACTCACTCCCAACAATTCATTTTCCAATCCGGATGGAAGCGGAGGAGCCAAGAAACGCGATTCTCAAATTGTAGCGGAAGTTACGACACCCGGAATGGTTCGCAGTCCAGCTATGCACGAAGGCTTCCGGTTGACGGATTGGGACGTTGTCGCACCGCAAATTTCGCCGCTTCCAAACACGGAATCATCCGACGATCACAATTATTTCACTCTACAACATCCGAGCGAGTCTTCCTTTCACGATCCGGACAATATGGCAGATATGGTGGGAAAATCGTGGAACTTGATGGCACCATCTCCATCGCGCAAACAAAATTGCGATTCCATTAGATCCGTCAGTCCCGGAAGCGACAATGTTTTCGTTTCGGAAACACCAGCTGAGATGTCTGGCAACGGTGGCGTACCACCGCCACCGGAAGGTTTTGCTGATTCACCGGCCTTTGCGGCACCTGACTGGAATTTAACTTGTAATATCAAGACGCAATCCGCTGGCAGTCAAGCGGAATCGATCAGCTGTGACAATCAAGAGAATAGCAAAAGGAAGCGAGAATCCGGCCGTGGCAAACGGACCAAAAGTTGTACATTACCGGCGGGCAATTTAAGCGCTTCGGCCTTGTCAGCAGAAACTACTGAATCGTCTGACAATCAAGTCCCTCACAGGGCGGTTTCTACCATCGATATGTGGTATCCGGAGACTCAACTGCCGCCCAAAAGGCAATTGACTGTGCGTGCCAAATCGGAAGAAAAGGAACGTTTTAATCGACCTGTTAGACG ATCCGTTGAAGCCAGCTGGGATTCACTCGGTTCTAAATTGAGTTGCGACGGAACGCCTTTAGATGATGAAGATGccg GCATTTACAATGCCAGTTATCGTGCTGGTGCCTGGGCCTACATTGGTGAAACGGAAGAGCTTCATGTCTGGCGCCGTTCCCAACCGCAGACGCCGTTACAAG AAACCGACGATTCGTCGACGGCTTCTGAAAAAGACTTCCGGCGTAAATACACATCCATCACGCACCGCATGGTCCACCGCAAGTCCAGTGTGGAAATGTTTCGTCGGCTCGCCACTAGCACATTCG ATTCAACCACCGACTCAAGTGTCAGACACTCTTTAGAAGATATTTTCCAGTTGATGTTGATGATATGGTGCCGCGAGAGTCTGGCACTGCGCAGACTAGCGGACATTCGTCCAGGCG AGTGCGATAATGTCGTCTTGGTCAAGAGAGAATCGGGCGAGTTTGGATTCAGAATTCACGGTTCAAAGCCGGTTGTTGTGTCAGCTATTGAGCCTGGAACTCCAGCTGAGTTGAGTGGATTGCAGGTGGGCGATATCCTCATTAGTATCAACGATGTCAACGTCCTCGATTCTTCTCATTCGGAGGTGGTCCGCATCGCTCATACAG GCACAGATGAGCTGAAGCTTGAGGTGGCAAGAACATGCAACATCCTGTCAACGAACCCCATTTTGGCTCCAGACCAGTCAACAACAACTGATGGTTCCCAGGGAGGCAGCACCACTGACAACGAGTCTCCAATTTTGGTGGGCTACCTCTGGAAGAAGAGCCAGTCAGCCAGTCGTATTGATGAATCTGCCAACAATGTTTGGTACAGGAGGTGGTTTGTCCTCAAGAGAGACCACTGTCTCTACTACTACAAAAACCAAGAT AGTTCGCAGCCATTGGGAGCCGTTTCTCTTTTGCATTACACGGTGACTCGTACTTCGTTTGCCGAACGACCTCACGGTTTACTGTTGAGCAAAGGTGGAACTATACGACATTGGCTGGCAGCCGAATCGACGGAATCGGTTGAACTGTGGCATTCCGTCTTCAATCACGCTTCTAAAGCCGCCGTCCAG CAGGACGTTTGGCTTGAAATGTGCGCTCGAAACATTGAATTGCCGCCGGCGTCGATGGCATCACCCGACTGCGTCGGCCATCTCATGAAGCTCGGCCACCGGGCCAAAGAATGGCAGCGTCGCCTCTGCCTTCTCAAAGACGCCTGTCTCTATTTCTACGTTGATATCAACGTCTCTTCTGCCCTgg GAGCGTTGCACTTGCACGGTTACCGCGTCCAAGCCTCAGGCACGACCGCCTCGAGCGGTGAACGACGCAAATTCGCCTTCGAACTCTTGCCGCCGGAACCTCGCATGcgccattttcatttttacacaGACTCGGAGAACGATCGCAAAcg GTGGATTGCCGCGTTAGAGTATTCGATCGATCGCTGGATCAGAGTCGGCTAA
- the LOC116925408 gene encoding uncharacterized protein LOC116925408 isoform X1, producing MAINIRAYSRDSDTSVGNAIIQQHHAPPGALRGLPSSREFGGAIGPLHHPTGQPAGRGNRGNNRSDVSIQVDVGSSKTANSDRMGRTTKNQKVGAGKAEQYETALYSREDIREQYCINKKETDVLDRSSHVRQRAKGFFGCLTSRKDHGAKKKKSRSSFFSALCVRRASEENLYNGCNKPVANTNRSVTLPALQPFTVPLRDDGSNQPGLFRNRPQSFCTTDPRRFSMQTSTAPCIVNSYAPRHSDPDWKISTLPIHRTNSDAPNESENYGGNHPFRYGGRLAYTQPNTPELSAALYRRQVMSSEALLDDRRSTGSISKHVSFDASSPCSEIYTSAVPANASKSQERLLDGRKTPEPFIESKRHPHQTAAFSPVLARAILLERLRQASMRSQATQTEGYYNSTTSLSYPSCYSGAGSQVSIPGAVSTVTRQVQTNFEPRSAKEMKRLTRSSSAVDQEAEGERESQKTEVEFQPLKRLPDELSQSQPEEIGEYNKTASPDRGSPSSGKHVRSSRRRQLLKALSEGTILLDRKRARRFASGYVEVNVHDNERSPVEEVAGRVLVHDPMRHGIGSSDDGSLDDEDLFASSLPLKGKATTSSQDINRSLGFTDVEDVWSDSEHPPDGQTEDVKSTSLLQAQKSFDSNASFPDTAGNYSDEFGSTSQVTVLQPHSSCQSVGTAKDEKGNSSFVVTCDSDLDAPRPPTPPPRRPPAASDPAATETLEMENEIMVQFPPWPGAHDTEVIPAPPSFACSSANSSLHPEDDDLKSPAPPPQDVELSNNQMSQRVLLRHLKNGSKSMSETITSVDSDSSGRRVTEHETSASSEPLSPPGSELNSPLQADINSKPAGLDSTDTNSDAFLTALSDHLTTAGLTEVYNTAMERSERSFRESDTSHNSTLRMDHSGVQELPYESPPPQDVLHDDGPPPLLTSPDSNNDGPDICRESSTSGSYSLEATPCASLSPIAVQPIEMAGLAAVMDSTKQSLTLNPESVVNSTLDCAPSSTQAEAVAKATDRKTLKETMKLQFPPGSSMFSSTASPSTPAKSGASGRRKHFTQQQSTNQHSSTDSEDNEEAGDRCSRKRRSNKNSAAPESAPDSVKRPSSKHKKTRNRDPLTPNNSFSNPDGSGGAKKRDSQIVAEVTTPGMVRSPAMHEGFRLTDWDVVAPQISPLPNTESSDDHNYFTLQHPSESSFHDPDNMADMVGKSWNLMAPSPSRKQNCDSIRSVSPGSDNVFVSETPAEMSGNGGVPPPPEGFADSPAFAAPDWNLTCNIKTQSAGSQAESISCDNQENSKRKRESGRGKRTKSCTLPAGNLSASALSAETTESSDNQVPHRAVSTIDMWYPETQLPPKRQLTVRAKSEEKERFNRPVRRNLNQLIRSVEASWDSLGSKLSCDGTPLDDEDAGIYNASYRAGAWAYIGETEELHVWRRSQPQTPLQETDDSSTASEKDFRRKYTSITHRMVHRKSSVEMFRRLATSTFDSTTDSSVRHSLEDIFQLMLMIWCRESLALRRLADIRPGECDNVVLVKRESGEFGFRIHGSKPVVVSAIEPGTPAELSGLQVGDILISINDVNVLDSSHSEVVRIAHTGTDELKLEVARTCNILSTNPILAPDQSTTTDGSQGGSTTDNESPILVGYLWKKSQSASRIDESANNVWYRRWFVLKRDHCLYYYKNQDSSQPLGAVSLLHYTVTRTSFAERPHGLLLSKGGTIRHWLAAESTESVELWHSVFNHASKAAVQQDVWLEMCARNIELPPASMASPDCVGHLMKLGHRAKEWQRRLCLLKDACLYFYVDINVSSALGALHLHGYRVQASGTTASSGERRKFAFELLPPEPRMRHFHFYTDSENDRKRWIAALEYSIDRWIRVG from the exons ATGGCGATCAATATAAGAGCTTACTCGAGAGATTCGGACACTAGCGTCGGAAATGCCATCattcaacagcatcacgcaCCGCCAG GAGCCCTAAGAGGATTGCCATCTTCCCGGGAGTTTGGTGGCGCCATTGGTCCCCTTCATCATCCGACAGGGCAGCCGGCGGGTAGAGGCAACCGAGGCAACAACCGGAGCGACGTTTCCATTCAA GTGGACGTTGGATCATCGAAAACAGCCAATAGCGATCGAATGGGTCGTACAACAAAGAATCAAAAAGTTGGCGCTGGAAAAGCGGAGCAATATGAAACGGCCCTTTATTCAAGAGAAGACATCCGCGAACAGTATTGcatcaacaaaaaagaaacggatgTGCTGGATCGTTCGTCTCACGTGCGCCAAAGAGCTAAAGGATTCTTCGGATGCCTAACAAGTCGCAAG GATCATGgcgccaaaaagaaaaaatcaagatcttccttcttttctgcGTTGTGCGTCCGACGGGCGAGCGAAGAAAATTTGTACAACGGCTGCAACAAACCCGTAGCCAATACAAATCGGAGCGTCACTCTACCTGCACTTCAGCCGTTCACG GTTCCTCTACGCGATGATGGCTCTAATCAACCAGGCTTGTTTCGGAATCGTCCTCAATCATTCTGTACAACTGACCCACGCAGATTCTCCATGCAAACCTCAACTGCTCCTTGC ATTGTGAATAGCTACGCACCTCGCCATTCAGATCCAGATTGGAAAATTAGCACGTTGCCCATTCa TCGGACAAACAGTGATGCTCCAAATGAAAGTGAAAATTACGGAGGTAACCATCCGTTCCGGTATGGTGGCAGGTTGGCCTACACTCAACCAAACACACCTGAACTTTCGGCTGCACTTTACCGGAGGCAGGTCATGTCCAGCGAGGCGCTTTTAGATGACAGAAGATCTACCGGTTCGATTTCGAAACATGTCAGTTTCGATGCTTCGTCTCCTTGTTCTGAGATTTACACGTCAGCCGTTCCAGCAAATGCTTCCAAGAGCCAGGAACGGCTTCTAGACGGTCGTAAAACTCCGGAACCATTTATCGAATCCAAAAGACATCCACATCAGACAGCTGCATTTTCTCCCGTATTGGCTCGCGCCATACTTTTAG AGAGATTGCGCCAAGCGTCGATGCGGAGCCAGGCCACGCAAACGGAAGGTTATTATAATTCGACGACGTCACTCTCCTACCCCAGTTGCTATAGTGGCGCCGGATCG CAAGTCTCGATTCCGGGGGCAGTCAGTACAGTCACGCGTCAAGTTCAGACCAACTTTGAACCGCGTTCAGCTAAAGAAATGAAACGTTTAACAAGGAGCTCATCAGCTGTGGATCAGGAGGctgagggagagagagaatcTCAGAAAACAGAGGTCGAATTCCAGCCTTTAAAACGTTTACCGGATGAACTTAGTCAGTCTCAACCGGAAGAAATAGGAGAATATAACAAGACTGCATCACCTGACCGGGGGTCGCCTAGCAGCGGCAAACATGTGCGCTCCAGCAGACGGCGGCAGTTATTGAAAGCTTTATCAGAAGGAACGATCCTGCTGGATCGGAAACGTGCCCGACGTTTTGCTTCCGGCTATGTTGAAGTTAATGTGCACGACAACGAACGTTCGCCCGTCGAAGAGGTGGCTGGCAGAGTCCTGGTTCACGATCCGATGCGTCATGGAATCGGTTCCAGCGACGATGGAAGTCTCGACGATGAGGATCTTTTTGCTTCGTCGCTTCCGCTGAAAGGAAAAGCCACAACTTCCTCGCAAGATATCAACCGCTCGTTGGGTTTCACTGACGTGGAAGACGTTTGGTCTGACTCGGAGCATCCGCCAGATGGGCAAACGGAAGATGTCAAGTCAACGTCTTTGCTGCAGGCGCAAAAATCGTTCGACTCTAACGCTTCGTTTCCGGATACGGCCGGTAACTATAGCGACGAGTTTGGAAGTACGTCGCAAGTTACGGTCCTCCAGCCGCATTCATCCTGCCAAAGTGTCGGAACGGCCAAGgatgaaaaaggaaatagtTCGTTCGTCGTCACTTGCGATTCGGATTTGGATGCACCGCGTCCGCCTACGCCACCACCTAGACGTCCACCAGCTGCAAGCGATCCAGCAGCCACCGAAACATTAGAAATGGAGAATGAAATTATGGTCCAGTTTCCTCCGTGGCCAGGAGCTCATGATACTGAAGTAATTCCGGCACCACCCAGTTTTGCTTGTTCTTCCGCCAATTCGTCTCTTCATCCGGAAGACGATGATTTAAAATCGCCTGCTCCTCCACCCCAAGACGTTGAATTGTCAAACAATCAAATGAGTCAACGCGTTTTATTGCGCCATCTGAAGAACGGATCGAAAAGTATGTCGGAGACGATTACGTCAGTCGATTCGGATTCTTCCGGCCGTCGAGTGACGGAACATGAAACGTCGGCCAGTTCTGAACCTCTCAGTCCTCCTGGCAGTGAGCTCAATAGTCCTTTACAAGCGGATATCAACAGCAAACCGGCTGGATTGGATTCCACCGATACCAATTCGGATGCGTTTCTGACTGCCCTTTCCGATCACTTGACGACGGCCGGATTGACTGAAGTCTACAACACTGCGATGGAACGCAGCGAAAGGAGCTTCAGAGAAAGTGATACTTCACATAACAGCACTTTAAGGATGGATCATTCCGGCGTCCAAGAGTTACCCTACGAATCTCCTCCACCTCAAGATGTCCTTCACGATGATGGGCCGCCTCCCTTGCTGACGTCACCGGATTCAAACAACGATGGACCAGACATTTGCCGAGAAAGTTCCACGTCCGGAAGCTATAGCCTAGAAGCTACTCCTTGTGCGTCACTTAGTCCCATCGCTGTTCAACCGATCGAAATGGCTGGCCTCGCAGCTGTAATGGATTCAACAAAACAATCTCTAACTTTGAATCCGGAATCTGTAGTAAATTCTACTCTAGATTGTGCCCCGTCAAGCACTCAGGCGGAGGCTGTTGCCAAGGCAACCGATCGGAAAACTTTGAAGGAGACAATGAAGTTGCAATTTCCGCCAGGGTCCAGCATGTTTTCATCAACGGCTTCGCCTTCCACTCCGGCCAAATCAGGTGCCAGCGGAAGACGTAAACATTTTACGCAGCAGCAATCGACCAATCAGCACAGTTCGACGGATTCGGAAGACAATGAAGAAGCCGGAGATCGTTGCAGCCGGAAGCGgaggtcaaacaaaaacagcgCCGCACCAGAGTCCGCACCCGATTCAGTCAAACGTCCGTCATCCAAGCACAAGAAAACGCGCAATCGAGATCCACTCACTCCCAACAATTCATTTTCCAATCCGGATGGAAGCGGAGGAGCCAAGAAACGCGATTCTCAAATTGTAGCGGAAGTTACGACACCCGGAATGGTTCGCAGTCCAGCTATGCACGAAGGCTTCCGGTTGACGGATTGGGACGTTGTCGCACCGCAAATTTCGCCGCTTCCAAACACGGAATCATCCGACGATCACAATTATTTCACTCTACAACATCCGAGCGAGTCTTCCTTTCACGATCCGGACAATATGGCAGATATGGTGGGAAAATCGTGGAACTTGATGGCACCATCTCCATCGCGCAAACAAAATTGCGATTCCATTAGATCCGTCAGTCCCGGAAGCGACAATGTTTTCGTTTCGGAAACACCAGCTGAGATGTCTGGCAACGGTGGCGTACCACCGCCACCGGAAGGTTTTGCTGATTCACCGGCCTTTGCGGCACCTGACTGGAATTTAACTTGTAATATCAAGACGCAATCCGCTGGCAGTCAAGCGGAATCGATCAGCTGTGACAATCAAGAGAATAGCAAAAGGAAGCGAGAATCCGGCCGTGGCAAACGGACCAAAAGTTGTACATTACCGGCGGGCAATTTAAGCGCTTCGGCCTTGTCAGCAGAAACTACTGAATCGTCTGACAATCAAGTCCCTCACAGGGCGGTTTCTACCATCGATATGTGGTATCCGGAGACTCAACTGCCGCCCAAAAGGCAATTGACTGTGCGTGCCAAATCGGAAGAAAAGGAACGTTTTAATCGACCTGTTAGACG GAACTTGAATCAATTAATCAGATCCGTTGAAGCCAGCTGGGATTCACTCGGTTCTAAATTGAGTTGCGACGGAACGCCTTTAGATGATGAAGATGccg GCATTTACAATGCCAGTTATCGTGCTGGTGCCTGGGCCTACATTGGTGAAACGGAAGAGCTTCATGTCTGGCGCCGTTCCCAACCGCAGACGCCGTTACAAG AAACCGACGATTCGTCGACGGCTTCTGAAAAAGACTTCCGGCGTAAATACACATCCATCACGCACCGCATGGTCCACCGCAAGTCCAGTGTGGAAATGTTTCGTCGGCTCGCCACTAGCACATTCG ATTCAACCACCGACTCAAGTGTCAGACACTCTTTAGAAGATATTTTCCAGTTGATGTTGATGATATGGTGCCGCGAGAGTCTGGCACTGCGCAGACTAGCGGACATTCGTCCAGGCG AGTGCGATAATGTCGTCTTGGTCAAGAGAGAATCGGGCGAGTTTGGATTCAGAATTCACGGTTCAAAGCCGGTTGTTGTGTCAGCTATTGAGCCTGGAACTCCAGCTGAGTTGAGTGGATTGCAGGTGGGCGATATCCTCATTAGTATCAACGATGTCAACGTCCTCGATTCTTCTCATTCGGAGGTGGTCCGCATCGCTCATACAG GCACAGATGAGCTGAAGCTTGAGGTGGCAAGAACATGCAACATCCTGTCAACGAACCCCATTTTGGCTCCAGACCAGTCAACAACAACTGATGGTTCCCAGGGAGGCAGCACCACTGACAACGAGTCTCCAATTTTGGTGGGCTACCTCTGGAAGAAGAGCCAGTCAGCCAGTCGTATTGATGAATCTGCCAACAATGTTTGGTACAGGAGGTGGTTTGTCCTCAAGAGAGACCACTGTCTCTACTACTACAAAAACCAAGAT AGTTCGCAGCCATTGGGAGCCGTTTCTCTTTTGCATTACACGGTGACTCGTACTTCGTTTGCCGAACGACCTCACGGTTTACTGTTGAGCAAAGGTGGAACTATACGACATTGGCTGGCAGCCGAATCGACGGAATCGGTTGAACTGTGGCATTCCGTCTTCAATCACGCTTCTAAAGCCGCCGTCCAG CAGGACGTTTGGCTTGAAATGTGCGCTCGAAACATTGAATTGCCGCCGGCGTCGATGGCATCACCCGACTGCGTCGGCCATCTCATGAAGCTCGGCCACCGGGCCAAAGAATGGCAGCGTCGCCTCTGCCTTCTCAAAGACGCCTGTCTCTATTTCTACGTTGATATCAACGTCTCTTCTGCCCTgg GAGCGTTGCACTTGCACGGTTACCGCGTCCAAGCCTCAGGCACGACCGCCTCGAGCGGTGAACGACGCAAATTCGCCTTCGAACTCTTGCCGCCGGAACCTCGCATGcgccattttcatttttacacaGACTCGGAGAACGATCGCAAAcg GTGGATTGCCGCGTTAGAGTATTCGATCGATCGCTGGATCAGAGTCGGCTAA